In one Arenibacter antarcticus genomic region, the following are encoded:
- a CDS encoding ABC transporter ATP-binding protein, producing the protein MAKILNVSNLEKSYSSGSKKLKVLQNISFTIEKGDTFSIVGPSGSGKTTLLGLCAGLDRADTGIIELCGTNLGVLSEDERALLRSREVGFVFQDFQLLPTLTALENVVVPLELQGVKKASKKGIELLEKVGLANRLHHYPSQLSGGEQQRVAVARAFSNGPSILFADEPTGNLDAETGEKIIRLLFDLNADTGTTLVIVTHDMELADMTQHQIRLKGGKIITEQNTPIS; encoded by the coding sequence ATGGCAAAGATATTAAACGTAAGCAACTTGGAGAAATCTTACTCCAGTGGTTCAAAAAAACTAAAGGTACTTCAAAATATATCCTTTACGATAGAGAAGGGTGATACCTTTTCCATTGTAGGGCCTTCGGGCAGTGGAAAAACAACCTTACTTGGGCTTTGTGCCGGTTTGGATAGAGCGGATACCGGTATTATCGAACTTTGTGGGACCAACCTTGGTGTTTTAAGTGAAGATGAAAGAGCGCTATTGCGGAGTAGGGAAGTGGGTTTTGTATTTCAGGATTTCCAATTGTTACCGACACTTACAGCCTTAGAAAATGTAGTGGTCCCCTTGGAGTTGCAAGGGGTTAAGAAGGCATCGAAAAAAGGGATCGAGTTGTTGGAGAAGGTGGGATTGGCAAATCGTTTGCACCACTATCCATCACAGCTCTCTGGTGGGGAGCAACAGCGGGTTGCAGTTGCTAGAGCTTTTTCCAATGGACCTTCAATTTTATTTGCCGATGAACCAACGGGCAACTTAGATGCCGAAACTGGTGAAAAGATAATTCGTTTGCTTTTTGATCTTAATGCAGATACCGGAACCACCTTGGTAATCGTAACCCATGATATGGAATTGGCAGACATGACCCAACATCAGATTAGATTAAAGGGAGGTAAAATAATTACAGAACAAAATACGCCAATATCGTGA
- a CDS encoding arylesterase, whose protein sequence is MRTLLSFCYLIILTSFISCGEKTQNKTEDNAVISEQDTTEIMDSVNNKVVLFYGNSLTAGMGLDPNEAFPALIQEKLDTLGMEYKVINAGLSGETSASGKNRVSWVLKQKVDVFILELGANDGLRGIPLSETKKNLQDIIDTVKSENPDTVIILAGMQIPPNMGPEYSAEFKNLFPQLATLNNLMLIPFLLENVAGIPELNQPDGIHPTAEGQRIIARNIWPIIQKAISE, encoded by the coding sequence ATGCGAACCTTGTTAAGCTTTTGTTATTTAATTATTTTGACCTCGTTTATTTCCTGCGGGGAAAAAACACAAAACAAAACTGAGGATAATGCGGTGATAAGCGAACAGGACACCACGGAAATAATGGATTCTGTAAACAATAAGGTTGTTTTGTTCTATGGAAATAGCCTAACTGCAGGAATGGGCCTAGATCCCAATGAAGCGTTTCCGGCGCTTATTCAGGAAAAACTAGACACCCTTGGCATGGAATATAAGGTAATAAATGCTGGACTTAGTGGGGAAACATCGGCCAGTGGGAAGAATAGAGTTTCTTGGGTCCTAAAACAAAAGGTGGATGTGTTTATTTTGGAATTGGGTGCCAATGATGGATTAAGAGGAATCCCGTTGAGTGAAACCAAGAAAAACTTACAAGATATTATTGATACAGTAAAATCAGAAAACCCGGATACGGTCATTATTTTGGCAGGAATGCAGATTCCACCTAATATGGGCCCGGAGTACTCTGCTGAATTTAAAAATCTATTTCCCCAATTAGCAACACTAAACAATTTGATGTTGATCCCATTTTTGTTGGAGAACGTGGCCGGAATACCAGAACTCAATCAACCAGATGGAATTCACCCTACAGCGGAAGGACAGCGAATTATCGCTAGGAACATTTGGCCCATTATACAGAAAGCTATCTCGGAATAA
- a CDS encoding Nramp family divalent metal transporter, which yields MFRKMGPGVLIAAAFIGPGTVTACTLAGVQFGYSLLWAMMLSVIATVVLQEMAARLGVVTQKGLATVIKDQLTVPWIRNMVLGLILGAIVLGNAAYEGGNIGGASLGLEAIFGDGLLAYYPYAVGAVAFLLLFFGNYKILERSLVSLVVVMSLSFLITAIVTKPDIISVFKGIFVPQIPEGSVLTIIALVGTTVVPYNLFLHASLVSEKWKSKADLKSARKDTVISIFMGGLVSMAIIITASGIPIKEITTAMDMAEGLKPLYGNSAKYFMGIGLCAAGLTSAITAPLAAAYVVNSCFGWNAGLKDLRFKLVWMIIIIMGVIFMSLGIKPIEIIKLAQVANGLLLPIIAIFLLWVVNLKVVMQGHQNTNFQNILGVLIILLALVLGGKSIFTVFGLF from the coding sequence ATGTTCCGTAAAATGGGCCCTGGGGTTTTGATCGCAGCCGCCTTTATTGGTCCTGGCACGGTTACAGCATGTACTTTGGCCGGTGTTCAATTTGGATATTCCCTTTTGTGGGCTATGATGCTTTCTGTTATTGCTACAGTGGTGCTACAGGAAATGGCGGCCAGATTGGGCGTGGTTACCCAAAAAGGACTGGCGACTGTAATTAAGGATCAATTAACGGTGCCATGGATAAGAAATATGGTTCTAGGGTTGATTTTAGGGGCAATTGTACTCGGAAATGCCGCATATGAAGGTGGGAATATTGGTGGTGCCTCATTGGGTTTGGAAGCAATTTTTGGTGATGGGCTTTTGGCCTATTATCCTTATGCTGTGGGAGCGGTTGCCTTTTTACTTTTGTTTTTCGGCAATTATAAAATCTTGGAAAGGTCCTTAGTTTCCCTTGTAGTTGTTATGAGTCTGTCCTTTCTAATTACCGCCATTGTTACCAAACCCGATATAATAAGTGTTTTTAAGGGGATCTTTGTTCCTCAAATACCCGAAGGGAGTGTACTCACCATAATTGCACTAGTCGGAACTACGGTTGTCCCTTATAACCTGTTTTTACATGCTTCATTAGTAAGCGAAAAATGGAAATCCAAAGCCGATTTAAAATCGGCAAGAAAGGATACCGTAATCTCGATCTTTATGGGAGGCTTGGTATCTATGGCCATTATTATTACCGCATCCGGTATCCCGATCAAGGAGATTACAACAGCAATGGATATGGCTGAAGGATTGAAACCACTTTATGGCAATAGCGCCAAATACTTTATGGGGATAGGCTTGTGTGCAGCAGGACTCACTTCTGCGATTACGGCACCTCTTGCGGCCGCGTATGTTGTGAATAGCTGCTTTGGTTGGAATGCGGGTTTGAAAGACCTACGTTTCAAATTGGTGTGGATGATAATTATAATTATGGGAGTAATTTTTATGTCCCTTGGCATAAAACCCATAGAAATTATTAAACTTGCACAAGTAGCCAACGGCTTGTTATTACCTATAATTGCGATATTCTTGTTGTGGGTTGTAAACTTAAAAGTGGTAATGCAAGGGCATCAAAATACTAATTTTCAAAACATTCTTGGAGTATTAATCATCTTGTTGGCGCTGGTACTAGGAGGAAAGAGTATATTCACCGTATTTGGACTTTTTTAA
- a CDS encoding MepB family protein, with protein sequence MTKASTLKTIDYLAFLSKEIYTPCGMELNNICLSPESTEYQACTYQLNHKPIMGRMAKITPQKIGQFVTLWKRTEQGTTTPFTDGDNIDLFVINVQYNSQHGQFVFPRSVLLEQGIITGDKRQGKRGFRVYPAWDHPINSTAKKTQKWQLEYFLTIRLNFKTDLHRVRKLFANGITASTD encoded by the coding sequence TTGACAAAAGCATCGACCTTAAAAACAATTGATTACTTGGCTTTTCTCTCTAAAGAAATCTATACGCCTTGCGGTATGGAGCTAAACAATATTTGCCTCTCCCCGGAAAGCACGGAATACCAAGCATGTACCTATCAACTTAACCATAAGCCGATTATGGGGAGAATGGCTAAAATTACTCCTCAAAAAATAGGTCAGTTTGTAACCTTATGGAAAAGAACCGAGCAAGGAACCACTACCCCATTTACTGACGGGGACAACATTGATCTGTTTGTAATTAATGTGCAATATAATAGCCAACACGGGCAATTTGTCTTTCCTAGATCTGTATTGCTGGAGCAGGGTATTATCACCGGAGACAAAAGGCAAGGGAAACGGGGTTTTCGAGTTTATCCCGCATGGGATCACCCCATTAATAGTACGGCAAAAAAAACACAAAAATGGCAACTTGAGTATTTTTTGACCATAAGATTAAACTTTAAAACCGACCTTCACAGGGTCCGTAAGCTATTCGCTAACGGAATAACTGCTTCCACTGATTAG
- the pxpA gene encoding 5-oxoprolinase subunit PxpA, with protein MKTYSIDINCDLGEGFNNEALIMPHITSCNIACGGHAGNKETMKWVAGLAKEHKVLVGAHPSYPDQENFGRTTINISDRELINSIKSQILDLESVLVELHIPLTHIKPHGALYNDVARDSRMAEVFISAIADLKDKVVLYVPYGSKMEEVALINGFKIKYEAFGDRNYNTDGSLVSRNHDNALIQDPVTVLNHIRYMVEEQEVRTVAGTSIKLLADTYCIHGDAPATLQILTYLSQELPKHKIFIKN; from the coding sequence ATGAAAACATATTCCATCGATATCAACTGTGACCTTGGGGAAGGTTTTAATAATGAAGCCTTGATCATGCCTCATATCACCTCCTGTAACATTGCCTGTGGAGGTCATGCCGGCAACAAGGAAACGATGAAATGGGTAGCTGGTCTGGCCAAGGAACACAAGGTGTTGGTAGGGGCACACCCATCTTATCCAGACCAAGAGAATTTTGGTCGTACTACAATAAATATTTCCGATAGGGAGCTGATAAATAGTATAAAGTCTCAAATTCTTGATTTGGAAAGCGTGCTCGTTGAACTTCATATTCCATTGACTCATATAAAACCTCATGGCGCTTTATATAATGATGTTGCGAGGGATAGTAGGATGGCAGAGGTTTTTATTTCAGCAATTGCGGATCTTAAGGATAAGGTTGTACTGTATGTGCCCTATGGGTCAAAAATGGAAGAGGTGGCTTTAATAAACGGTTTCAAGATAAAATATGAGGCTTTTGGAGATCGGAATTATAATACTGACGGCTCTTTGGTGTCACGAAATCACGACAATGCATTGATCCAGGATCCCGTGACAGTTTTAAATCACATTCGTTATATGGTTGAGGAACAAGAGGTGAGGACGGTAGCGGGGACTTCCATAAAATTATTGGCGGATACCTACTGTATTCATGGGGATGCACCCGCTACATTACAAATATTAACGTATCTTTCCCAAGAGTTACCAAAGCATAAAATTTTTATAAAAAATTGA
- the ilvD gene encoding dihydroxy-acid dehydratase, translating into MELNKYSKTVTQDPTLPAAQAMLHAIGLTDEDLKKPLIGIASTGYEGNPCNMHLNDLAVHIKKGTENAGLIGLIFNTIGVSDGIANGTPGMRYSLPSRDIIADSMETVVEGMSYDGLITVVGCDKNMPGALMAMLRLDRPSILVYGGTIASGCHNGKKLDIISAFEAYGQKVAGTIDESEFKEVIHKACPGAGACGGMYTANTMASAIEALGMSLPYNSSNPAVSDGKLKEQESIKAGEALRLLLERDIKPSDIVSKKSLENAFRLVTVLGGSTNAVLHFLAIAKAAQIEFTLEDFKRLSDNTPLLADLKPSGKYSMEELHAVGGIPGVLKYLLDNDMLHGDCLTVTGKTLAENLENVPNLLEGQDIVRTLDKPIKETGHIRILFGNLATEGAVAKITGKEGLYFKGTANVFDGEDAVNEGIKNGKVKKGDVVIIRYEGPKGGPGMPEMLKPTSSIMGAGLGKDVALITDGRFSGGSHGFVVGHVAPEAQDGGNIALVENGDIIAIDAEKNTINIEISDEELQHRRAKWVAPKLKFQRGVLYKYAKTVSSASKGCVTDEF; encoded by the coding sequence ATGGAATTAAATAAATACAGTAAGACTGTTACACAAGACCCTACATTACCAGCTGCACAGGCTATGTTACACGCTATTGGTTTAACGGATGAAGATCTAAAAAAACCTTTGATAGGAATAGCTAGTACTGGTTACGAGGGCAATCCCTGTAATATGCATTTAAATGATTTGGCGGTTCATATTAAGAAGGGCACTGAAAATGCTGGTTTAATAGGACTAATTTTTAATACAATTGGCGTTAGTGATGGCATAGCAAATGGTACTCCAGGGATGCGTTATTCATTGCCTTCTAGAGATATTATTGCAGACTCTATGGAAACCGTAGTAGAGGGGATGAGCTATGATGGTCTTATCACTGTTGTTGGGTGTGATAAGAATATGCCTGGTGCCTTAATGGCCATGTTGCGTTTAGATAGACCTTCCATTTTAGTGTACGGTGGAACTATAGCTTCAGGGTGTCATAACGGAAAAAAATTAGATATTATTTCTGCTTTCGAAGCCTATGGTCAAAAAGTAGCTGGAACCATTGATGAGTCAGAATTTAAAGAGGTTATTCATAAAGCATGTCCAGGCGCAGGTGCTTGTGGCGGTATGTATACAGCAAACACTATGGCTTCTGCAATTGAGGCTTTGGGAATGTCATTACCATATAATTCCTCAAATCCTGCAGTAAGTGATGGCAAATTAAAAGAACAAGAATCTATAAAAGCTGGTGAAGCGTTACGTCTTTTGTTGGAAAGAGATATTAAGCCTTCAGATATTGTTTCAAAGAAGTCTTTGGAAAATGCTTTTAGATTGGTTACGGTACTTGGTGGTTCTACCAATGCGGTACTTCACTTCTTGGCAATAGCTAAAGCGGCGCAGATAGAATTTACTTTAGAAGATTTTAAAAGGCTTAGTGATAACACGCCTTTATTGGCAGATCTTAAGCCAAGTGGGAAATATTCAATGGAAGAACTGCATGCCGTAGGGGGTATTCCAGGGGTATTAAAATACTTATTGGATAACGATATGCTTCATGGTGATTGTTTAACCGTAACAGGTAAAACGTTGGCCGAAAACTTAGAAAACGTCCCTAATTTACTGGAAGGTCAGGATATTGTAAGGACCTTGGATAAGCCCATAAAAGAAACAGGGCACATTCGAATTCTTTTCGGAAACTTGGCCACCGAAGGTGCTGTAGCCAAAATTACGGGAAAAGAAGGCCTATATTTTAAAGGAACAGCAAATGTATTTGATGGTGAAGATGCTGTAAACGAAGGCATTAAAAATGGTAAGGTCAAGAAAGGTGATGTCGTTATTATTCGATATGAAGGCCCAAAAGGAGGGCCGGGAATGCCAGAAATGCTAAAGCCAACGTCTTCTATTATGGGAGCAGGTTTAGGTAAAGATGTAGCTTTAATTACAGATGGTCGTTTCTCTGGTGGTTCTCATGGTTTTGTGGTGGGGCATGTTGCTCCAGAAGCTCAAGACGGTGGGAATATAGCTTTAGTTGAAAATGGGGATATTATTGCGATAGATGCTGAGAAAAATACTATAAATATTGAAATTTCAGACGAAGAATTACAGCATAGAAGAGCAAAATGGGTGGCACCAAAATTGAAGTTTCAGCGTGGTGTCCTATATAAATATGCCAAAACAGTATCATCTGCATCAAAAGGATGCGTTACCGATGAATTTTAA
- a CDS encoding biotin-dependent carboxyltransferase family protein produces the protein MLNILKPGFFTTVQDSGRFGYRDMGVPVSGVMDAYAASKLNAILENDENSAVLEITMTGPTLEFKEETYIALGGAEMMATLNNIRILNYKVYKVKKGDVLAYGKLEVGFRAYLAVKDGFKTAPVLGSRSFYAPVTERNSIKTLVSLPYVPFKDFDPKISEIKVDSGLDSMTLEVYRGPEFGELTDRQLGKLFSMEFSVAKENNRMAYQLNETIDGCDMSMLTSATLPGTVQLTPSGKLIILMKDGQTTGGYPRILQLSDSSIAILAQKKSGDYISFMLK, from the coding sequence ATGCTTAATATTTTAAAACCAGGTTTTTTTACTACAGTGCAGGATTCCGGTAGATTTGGATATAGGGACATGGGTGTTCCAGTTTCAGGGGTAATGGATGCCTATGCAGCTTCCAAGCTCAATGCCATTTTGGAAAATGATGAAAATTCTGCCGTTTTGGAAATCACTATGACCGGACCTACCTTGGAATTCAAGGAGGAAACCTACATTGCCCTAGGCGGTGCAGAAATGATGGCCACCCTGAACAATATTAGAATTTTAAACTACAAGGTTTATAAGGTGAAAAAGGGAGATGTACTGGCCTATGGTAAATTGGAGGTCGGATTTCGTGCCTATTTAGCGGTCAAAGACGGATTTAAGACTGCACCTGTTTTAGGGAGTAGGTCTTTTTACGCTCCAGTTACAGAGAGAAACTCTATAAAAACATTGGTGAGTTTGCCCTATGTGCCTTTTAAGGACTTTGATCCGAAAATTTCTGAGATCAAGGTAGATTCAGGACTAGACAGTATGACTCTTGAAGTATACAGGGGTCCAGAATTTGGGGAATTGACGGATAGGCAATTGGGTAAATTGTTTTCCATGGAGTTTTCTGTCGCAAAGGAAAATAACAGAATGGCTTACCAATTAAATGAAACTATAGACGGCTGCGATATGTCTATGCTCACCTCTGCAACTTTACCGGGGACAGTTCAGTTGACGCCATCGGGAAAATTAATCATTCTTATGAAGGACGGACAGACCACAGGGGGATATCCTAGAATATTGCAACTTTCCGACAGTTCCATTGCTATTTTGGCTCAAAAAAAATCTGGAGATTACATCAGTTTTATGTTAAAATAG
- the pxpB gene encoding 5-oxoprolinase subunit PxpB — MRNYNISVRQFGIHALLVEWPKKVEEAILVDILQFSRYLKDNHLNETEWEFIPAYNSLTLVCKDRELDFAGLKPQFLDWYDRKTEVLVSDRYLWRLPVCYDQEFGIDLEEIALHLNLTTARIIELHSTSIYTVYGIGFLPGFMYLGGVPEALEVPRRATPRAKVLKGSVALAGKQTGVYPQDSPGGWNIIGSCSVAMFNSQKEEPCFVKVGDKIQFYPISKGEYQLHLIESEVGIYKIEKIALDA; from the coding sequence TTGAGGAATTACAATATATCGGTTCGGCAATTTGGAATACATGCCCTTTTGGTGGAATGGCCAAAAAAAGTAGAAGAAGCTATTTTAGTGGATATTCTGCAGTTTTCCCGTTACCTTAAGGATAACCACTTAAATGAAACTGAATGGGAGTTTATTCCTGCCTATAATTCCCTTACTTTGGTATGTAAGGATAGGGAGTTGGATTTCGCGGGTCTAAAACCACAATTTTTAGATTGGTACGATCGAAAAACAGAGGTTTTAGTATCAGATAGATATCTATGGAGGCTTCCCGTGTGTTATGATCAGGAATTTGGAATAGATTTGGAAGAGATCGCGCTTCACTTAAATCTTACTACTGCCCGCATAATAGAACTGCACTCAACTTCCATTTATACTGTTTACGGTATAGGGTTTTTGCCAGGATTCATGTATTTAGGAGGTGTGCCGGAAGCCTTGGAGGTGCCTAGGAGAGCTACCCCACGTGCCAAGGTACTCAAAGGTTCTGTAGCACTTGCAGGGAAACAAACGGGTGTATATCCCCAAGATTCCCCTGGGGGTTGGAATATAATAGGGAGTTGTTCTGTTGCAATGTTCAATTCTCAAAAAGAAGAACCTTGCTTCGTAAAGGTGGGCGATAAAATTCAATTTTACCCTATCTCCAAAGGGGAATATCAGTTGCATCTAATTGAAAGTGAAGTCGGAATCTATAAAATAGAAAAAATAGCGTTGGATGCTTAA
- a CDS encoding ABC transporter permease — MAWRDGKASARKLVLFMASIVIGIAAVVSIQSFGDNLKKNISVQSKSLMGADFIIDSKRPANKRVIEIMDSLGGAQAKEINFPSMATFVAKGSSKLVQIRGIEGGFPFYGEIDTDPKEAAIQYQENGAALVDATVMLQLGVVPGDSIKVGEVTLPIAGAINSIPGSSSVFSSIAPAVVIPYRFIEDSGLIQQGSRLEYEYYFVAAPELDLEAMDKTLNPILDAEEADLDTHFSTSRNLGRRYDNFGKFLNLVAFIALLLGCVGIASAVHVYIKSKLPNVAVLKCLGATKRQTFLIYLTQIAVIGFLGGLMGTVVGLLLQQGFPIILEGLLPVEVKISLAPQAIFMGLSLGVLMSVLFALYPLMGTLYVSPLQALRIGNGNANASKLSGILVSGSIFIFIFLFSLWLLRDWRYALAFVGGILITFTVLAAVAHFLMRGIKLYFPSTWSFTARQSLLNLFRPQNQTLILILAIGVGTFLISTLYFTKDLLLSQASLENGADSPNMILLDVQSEQREAVAGTIRENDLSVLDDIPIVTMRIQELKGTAVNEIRKDTTSKVRRWILNHEFRVTYRDSMTASESLESGNWVKEVMPGKEIPISVSDNFARDALVSLGDKIIFNVQGVIMDAKVHSIRAVDWSRMQPNFTIVFPKGVLENAPQFRVLTTNAPNTTIAAKLQRDLVRKFPNISILDLRQILTVIEGLLNKISWIINFMAFFSILTGIIVLLGAIRTGKYQRIRESVLLRTLGARSIQIMQITALEYLYLGVLGSLSGILLSLVSSQFLAWWIFDAPFVPSTVPFLILFPGIVMLVLIIGLTNSRSVITSPPLEVLRREGN; from the coding sequence ATGGCTTGGCGTGATGGGAAGGCCAGTGCCAGAAAGTTGGTGCTTTTTATGGCCTCTATCGTCATTGGAATAGCCGCAGTTGTGTCCATCCAATCCTTTGGAGACAACCTTAAGAAAAATATTTCGGTACAGTCCAAATCCCTTATGGGTGCCGATTTTATTATAGATAGCAAGCGGCCAGCTAATAAGAGGGTTATAGAAATTATGGATTCGCTTGGGGGTGCCCAAGCCAAGGAAATCAATTTCCCATCCATGGCGACATTCGTAGCAAAGGGCAGCTCAAAATTGGTGCAGATCCGAGGTATTGAAGGTGGATTCCCATTTTATGGAGAAATAGATACAGACCCTAAAGAAGCAGCAATCCAGTACCAAGAAAATGGGGCCGCCTTGGTTGATGCTACAGTAATGCTTCAACTGGGAGTAGTCCCAGGAGATAGTATAAAGGTGGGGGAGGTTACCTTACCCATTGCAGGGGCAATAAATTCCATTCCAGGGAGTTCCTCGGTATTTAGTTCCATTGCTCCTGCGGTGGTAATCCCCTATCGTTTTATTGAAGATTCAGGGTTGATTCAACAGGGAAGCCGGTTGGAATATGAGTACTATTTTGTAGCCGCTCCAGAGTTAGATTTGGAGGCGATGGATAAAACGTTGAACCCTATTTTAGATGCCGAGGAAGCGGATTTGGACACCCATTTTTCAACCAGTCGCAATTTAGGGCGGAGATACGACAATTTTGGAAAATTTTTAAACCTAGTCGCATTTATAGCCCTGTTGTTGGGCTGCGTTGGTATAGCAAGCGCCGTTCATGTTTATATTAAAAGTAAACTGCCTAATGTGGCAGTGTTAAAGTGTCTGGGCGCCACCAAGAGACAGACGTTCTTGATTTATTTAACCCAAATTGCGGTGATAGGTTTCTTGGGCGGACTTATGGGCACTGTGGTAGGCTTACTGTTACAACAAGGATTCCCTATAATATTAGAAGGCTTATTACCTGTAGAAGTTAAGATTTCATTGGCACCCCAAGCAATTTTTATGGGGCTGTCGTTAGGGGTGTTAATGTCGGTATTGTTTGCCTTATATCCATTGATGGGAACACTTTATGTGTCACCATTGCAAGCATTACGAATAGGGAATGGGAACGCTAATGCCTCTAAATTGTCTGGTATCCTTGTGTCGGGTAGTATTTTTATATTTATTTTTCTGTTTTCGCTCTGGTTGCTTAGGGATTGGCGCTATGCGCTGGCATTTGTAGGTGGTATTTTAATAACCTTTACGGTATTAGCAGCAGTTGCCCATTTTTTGATGCGGGGAATAAAGCTATATTTTCCATCCACATGGAGCTTTACGGCCAGGCAGAGCCTATTAAATTTATTTCGTCCACAGAATCAGACTCTAATTCTGATATTGGCCATTGGGGTAGGTACCTTTTTAATCAGCACCTTGTATTTCACAAAAGATCTATTGCTCTCACAAGCCAGTTTAGAAAATGGAGCGGATAGTCCTAATATGATACTCTTAGATGTCCAAAGCGAGCAACGCGAAGCAGTTGCTGGTACCATTCGGGAAAATGATCTTTCTGTTTTAGATGATATCCCAATCGTAACAATGAGGATACAAGAATTAAAAGGGACTGCTGTAAACGAGATACGAAAGGATACAACTTCCAAGGTGAGAAGGTGGATTTTAAACCATGAGTTCCGGGTAACCTATCGCGATAGCATGACGGCCTCAGAATCTTTGGAGTCGGGGAATTGGGTAAAAGAAGTAATGCCTGGAAAGGAAATCCCTATTTCTGTAAGTGATAATTTTGCAAGGGATGCTTTGGTTTCCTTAGGGGATAAAATAATTTTTAATGTGCAAGGCGTAATTATGGACGCCAAGGTCCATAGTATACGGGCTGTGGATTGGAGTAGGATGCAGCCCAATTTCACCATCGTCTTCCCCAAAGGGGTGTTGGAAAATGCACCCCAATTTAGAGTGTTGACCACCAATGCTCCCAATACCACAATAGCCGCCAAATTGCAGCGAGACTTAGTGAGAAAATTTCCCAATATTTCCATATTGGACCTAAGACAGATATTGACGGTGATAGAGGGACTTTTAAATAAAATAAGCTGGATTATTAACTTTATGGCCTTCTTTAGTATCCTAACAGGAATAATCGTTCTATTAGGGGCAATACGTACTGGTAAATACCAACGTATCAGAGAAAGTGTGTTGTTAAGGACCTTAGGAGCAAGAAGTATTCAAATTATGCAAATAACAGCCTTGGAATATCTGTACCTTGGAGTTTTGGGAAGTCTATCCGGAATTCTCCTCTCCTTAGTTAGCAGTCAGTTTTTGGCATGGTGGATATTCGATGCTCCTTTTGTGCCCTCCACGGTACCATTTTTAATATTATTTCCAGGAATTGTAATGCTGGTATTGATTATAGGGCTTACCAACAGTAGAAGTGTAATAACGAGCCCGCCATTGGAGGTGCTTAGAAGAGAAGGGAATTAA
- a CDS encoding DUF2891 domain-containing protein, which yields MDKFVGNMRLGTFIFSVLACLLAIACKPDTKAVLNISESYSAPLLTFSEANRLALLPLECLQVEYPNKLNQSLQDSTHLGSPKQLHPAFYGCYDWHSSVHGHWSLVSLLKQFPRLNQAATIRDKLIQNISKDNIEAEISYFNMPGNATYERTYGWAWILKLAEELHTWEDPLARELEANLQPLTDYIITAYMNFLPKLNYPIRVGEHTNTAFGLSLAWDYAISLNNSNLKNAIATSVSRFYKQDTECPINWEPSGFDFLSPCLEEANLVRKVYSEEQFKVWLHKFLPQLVDPNFTLEPGRVGDRADGKLVHLDGLNFSRAWCLYGIAETFPQYEHLKTIAADHITYSLPSIVDDNYSGTHWLGSFALYALNSAH from the coding sequence ATGGATAAATTTGTAGGTAATATGAGGTTAGGTACGTTTATTTTTAGTGTTTTGGCTTGTTTGTTGGCAATAGCGTGCAAACCCGATACGAAGGCAGTTTTGAATATTTCAGAATCCTATTCCGCACCTTTGCTCACTTTTAGCGAAGCCAATCGTTTGGCACTTTTGCCGCTGGAATGTCTTCAAGTGGAGTACCCTAATAAATTAAACCAGTCCTTACAGGATTCCACACATTTGGGCAGTCCCAAACAATTGCACCCTGCATTCTACGGATGCTATGACTGGCATTCCTCTGTCCACGGACATTGGTCCTTGGTGTCATTGCTAAAACAATTTCCAAGGTTAAACCAGGCGGCTACCATACGAGATAAATTGATACAGAACATTTCCAAAGACAATATCGAGGCAGAAATTAGTTATTTTAATATGCCGGGAAATGCTACCTATGAACGTACCTATGGCTGGGCGTGGATCCTTAAACTTGCAGAGGAGTTGCATACTTGGGAGGATCCCTTGGCTAGGGAATTAGAGGCTAACCTACAACCCTTAACGGATTATATTATTACGGCATATATGAACTTCCTTCCAAAATTAAATTACCCCATTAGGGTAGGGGAGCATACCAATACCGCATTTGGACTTTCCTTGGCATGGGATTATGCGATATCTTTAAATAATTCCAATCTTAAGAATGCCATAGCCACCAGTGTTTCGCGTTTTTATAAGCAGGATACGGAATGCCCAATAAACTGGGAGCCAAGTGGATTTGATTTTTTGTCGCCCTGTTTGGAGGAAGCAAATCTTGTAAGAAAAGTATATAGTGAAGAACAATTTAAGGTATGGCTCCATAAATTCCTGCCACAATTGGTAGATCCTAACTTTACATTGGAACCTGGTAGGGTAGGTGACCGTGCTGATGGAAAGTTGGTCCATTTAGATGGATTAAATTTTAGCAGGGCCTGGTGTTTATACGGTATTGCCGAGACCTTCCCACAATACGAACACCTTAAAACTATTGCAGCGGACCATATTACTTATTCCCTGCCCAGTATTGTGGACGATAATTATAGTGGCACCCATTGGTTGGGAAGTTTTGCCTTGTACGCCCTAAACTCTGCTCATTAG